From Pan paniscus chromosome 9, NHGRI_mPanPan1-v2.0_pri, whole genome shotgun sequence, the proteins below share one genomic window:
- the LOC100975784 gene encoding olfactory receptor 51I2-like — protein MWISIPFCLIYTIIFPGNGIILHIIRIDSSLHQPMYYFLAMPAFVELGVSAPTMPTVLSIFLFGINDVSFGGCLLQMFSMHSFTLMESGYLLAMSVDRFVAIYSPLPYTTILTIACISGMGAAIALRSVMLMLPLLFLLRRLPFCGHNTLTHSYCLHSDLIKLPCGDTRPNSILALFVVTFTFGLDLLFIVVSYVLILHTVLEIASGAGQWRALNTCVSHICVVLVYYVPMVSLSLMHRFGRHLPPLFQTVTANAYLFFPPVVNPIVYSIKIEEIRNSVVLTLSRKRGEF, from the coding sequence ATGTGGATATCCATCCCCTTCTGCCTGATATACACCATCATCTTTCCGGGAAATGGCATCATTCTTCACATCATCCGAATTGACTCTTCCTTGCACCAACCCATGTACTATTTTCTGGCCATGCCGGCCTTTGTTGAACTTGGTGTCTCTGCTCCCACCATGCCCACTGTGTTAAGCATATTCCTCTTTGGCATTAACGATGTCAGTTTTGGTGGTTGTCTGCTCCAGATGTTTTCTATGCACTCTTTCACTCTTATGGAGTCAGGTTACCTTCTGGCAATGTCAGTGGACCGCTTTGTGGCCATCTACAGCCCACTGCCCTACACAACCATCCTGACAATTGCCTGCATTTCTGGGATGGGTGCCGCCATTGCCTTGCGCAGTGTAATGCTTATGCTCCCATTGCTCTTTCTCCTGAGGCGTCTGCCTTTCTGTGGCCACAATACCCTCACACACTCTTATTGCCTCCACTCAGATCTGATCAAATTGCCCTGTGGAGACACACGCCCCAATAGCATCCTGGCTCTATTTGTCGTTACCTTCACATTTGGACTGGACTTATTGTTCATTGTGGTTTCTTATGTGCTGATTCTTCATACAGTACTGGAAATAGCTTCTGGAGCAGGGCAGTGGCGGGCACTCAACACATGTGTGTCGCACATATGTGTTGTGCTTGTGTACTATGTGCCCATGGTCAGCCTCTCCCTGATGCACCGCTTTGGACGGCATTTACCTCCACTTTTCCAGACTGTCACGGCCAATGCTTACCTCTTCTTTCCTCCTGTGGTCAACCCCATTGTCTATAGTATCAAAATCGAAGAAATTCGCAACAGCGTTGTTCTTACACTATCCAGGAAGAGGGGTGAGTTCTAA